The genomic interval CGGGGTATCCTTGGAGCGTTGATCGAAGCTTCGTCGGCTCGACCTGGCCTGCGACCCCGAGAGGAACCCTGCCATGCTGTATGCCTTTATTGCTGGAACCCTGCACCATGCCGTCCACCTCGGTGATGCCCTCGCTCTGCTCAGCGCGGTGCGTTGGGACGAGATGGACCCCCTCTATCGTGCCCGCACCCTGCTCTTTGGGCAAGCGCCGGAAATAGATGGCTTGACCCAGCGCCTGCGTCGATCCGGTGCTTTTCCCCGCCGTGCCACCGACCGCAAGCTCGTGGCTGAAGTCTTGCGCGACTGGCGCCCGCAGCTGCTCATCTTGTTGTCCTGGCAGGGAGATCTGGCGACGGATCTGCGTCAGTGGCTGGCGGGGCCGCAGGGGGAAAATCTGCGCGTCCTCGCCCTGGGTCCGGAAGGCGACGATCAGGCCATGGCCGCCCTGGATGCCGGGGTACACGCCTATCTCACCTATCCCCTCAGCGAAA from Acidithiobacillus caldus ATCC 51756 carries:
- a CDS encoding winged helix-turn-helix transcriptional regulator: MLYAFIAGTLHHAVHLGDALALLSAVRWDEMDPLYRARTLLFGQAPEIDGLTQRLRRSGAFPRRATDRKLVAEVLRDWRPQLLILLSWQGDLATDLRQWLAGPQGENLRVLALGPEGDDQAMAALDAGVHAYLTYPLSETLLIAQASALLRGGQGWEGTAVEIPGVLRIDPMAHRIWVQEQELQLSRRIFRLFHYLALHPGQTFSAAEIAHHLSDGRKFVQENTIAAQIHRLRKALEAAGADIWLETVHGFGYRLSVPAS